Below is a genomic region from Methanobrevibacter oralis.
CATTACAGCAAATGCTAAATAAGGATTACATGCTGGATCGGGTGCTCTATATTCAATACGAGTAGCTTTTCCACGAGCAGCTGGAACTCTAATTAATGCTGATCTGTTTTTAAGACCATATGCTCTGTATACTGGAGCTTCATAACCAGGCACTAAACGTTTATATGAATTTACAATTGGATTTGTAATTGCAGTTATAGCTGGAGCATGTGCAAGTAATCCTCCCATAAAGTAAATTGCATCTTTTGATAATCCATTTTCACTATTTGGATCTGAAAATAAGTTTTTATCTCCTTTAAACACAGATTGGTGACAATGCATACCACTACCATTTACTCCAAAGAATGGTTTTGGCATAAATGTTACTCTATAGTCCATTTGATCAAAAGTAGCCATATTGTCTACTATAGCTTTAATAGCTTGTTTAAATGTGATTACTGCATCAGCAGTTTTTAATGCCTCTTTGAATTTAAACGCTATTTCATTTTGACCTGGAGCTACTTCGTGGTGAGAAGCTTCAACTTCAAAATCAAGTTCTTCTAAATTTAAAGTTAATTCTCTTCTAAAATCTGGTCCTTTATCGAGAGGTTCTACATCAAAATAACCTGCTTCATCATAGGGTAAGGGATATCCTTCCTCATCAATATCTACAATAAAAAATTCTGGCTCTGGACCAATATTATATTGTAGTCCTTTTTTAGCTAATTTAGCTAATGATTTTTTTAAAACGCTTCTTGGGTCTCCAACAAATGGTTCATGTTCGGGAGTCCATACATCACAAATAAATCTGCATACAGCTGATTCTTCAGGTCTCCATGATAATCTGGAGTAAGTATTAATATCTGGTTTTAATACCAAATCACTTTCATTAATTCCAACAAATCCTTCAATTGAAGATCCATCAAATAACATTCCTTCAACGAATAAGTCTTCCATATCACTTTCTTTAAATGGAATTACAATATTTTTTACACTTCCATTAATGTCGACAAATTGTAAACGGATAAATTTAATATTATCCTCTTTCATTTGTTCGATTACTCTTTGCATTTTTTCTTTCTCTATTTTGTTCATCAAATCCTACTCCAATATTTTCATAATATTGAGTTCGAAAATAGTCGGAATGTATCTTCCTATATGACTAGTATATTCTTGACTAATATATATAAAACTTTTGAAAATTAGAATGATAGCTATTTTTTTATTGTTTCTAGTATAATAATGTTTATGGTTAATCTTTTTTGATTAAATATAATCTATAATTTTAAAAAATTAATAAATATTTGTTTAATTATGGTTCATAAATAGGTAAAAAATTGATTTATTGTTTAAATCTCTTGTAACTTAAAGGAAGATAAATCTAATAAATCGAAACTTAACATTTTAGGTGCAATCGTAAGTTTTCCAATCCCTGTTAAAAATTTAAAAGCTTCAAATGCTTCTAAACATCCAAGTATATTGGCTGTAGGTCCGATAACCGGTGGTACTTTGGATGTTAGTTCATTTAAAGATTTTAAAATATCATCTGTTAATTGTTTACCATCAGATGCTAAGTTAAACATTTTTTCATAAGTAATTTTATTTTCTGGCATAAATACGGTAACTTGACCTAATGTTCCATGTAATGCTCCATGTATATAGGGGATTTCTTTTTCTTTAGCTGTTCTTGAGGCGATTACTCTTGTTAAAACATTATCAAGAGCATCAATTACAATATCTGAGTCATTGATAATTTCATTGATGTTTTCATCACTGATGTGTTCTGTATAATTAGTTACTTTAACATAAGGATTGATTAACCTAACTTTTTCTTTTGCAACAACACTTTTTTCAAGACCAATATTATTTAAACTAGATAATGATTGTCGATTGAGGTTAGATATGTCAAATATGTCTTCATCAATAAGAACAAGCTCACCAATTCCCATTCTTGCTAACATTTCAATTGTCTGCCCACCAATTCCACCACAACCAATAACTGTAATTTTTCCATTTTTAAATCTTTCTTGCTCACTTCTGCTTACAATACTCATTTGACGACTTGCAATTTCCCAGTATCCATCACCAATATATCTTGTTGGCATTTAATCACCTTCAAAGCATTCATTAACTTTTTGGAGTTCTTCAGCAATATTTATCATTTGAGGGCATAAATGTTCACATTCCTCACACATTGTACAACTATCTGCTCTTGTTCCATCTTCAAGCAATTCAAAATAATATTTAGCACTAGCTTGGGGATTGTTTAACATTTTTGCCACATTGTATTCTCTAAAACAATACGGAATATTAACTCCTTGAGGACAAGGTAAACAGTGATTACAAATATCACACATGTTTCCTTTATGTTGCCAATATTCTATTGCTACGGCTCTAATGATTTCACAATCATTTTCACTAAATGAATTAACATAACTTCTTGAAGCAACTTCTATATGTTCTTTTAGATTTTCCAAACTTTTAATGTTATTTATAAGGCAATGAACATCATCTCTATTCCAGATATATTGAAGTGCCCATTCGAGAGGAGTTCGTTTAATATCTGAATAGTCAAATAATTCTTTAATTTCTATTGGAATATTTTCAATTAAACAGTTATTTCTTAAAGGATTTTTAACAATACTTCCTAGGTTTAAGTTTTTTAAATGTTCAAGTCCTTGAGTACCTGCTCTATAATGCTCATCAATATAACTCATTTGGCTTGTAACAATTTCAAATTTAGGATAATCATCTAAGATTTCCACTAAATAATCCATTTCCATATAAGCTTCAAATCCTAAATGTTTTACAGTACCATTGGATAAAATATTATCTAAAAAGTCTAAGAGATTTAATTCTTTTAATTCATTAAAATCAGGACCAGTTAATCTTATTTGATAAATATCAATATAATCAGTATTGAGTTTTCTAAGTTTTTCGTTTAAATCATTTTTAAAGTTTTTTGAATCAAGTTTGGCTTGAATTAAAATTTCATCTCTATAATCATTTTCCTTTAAGAATTCTCCAATTTGGCTATTATTAGAAGTTTCTATAAAATTAACCCCATTGTCAATAGCATATTTAAATATATTTTCACTTTCATTTATTGGAATTTCATTTCCTAAACCCAGAATAGAAATATTTTCATTTGTTTTTCCCAATTTTCTATATAACATTTAATCCTCTCATGAAAATTATTTATATAAAATATCTTATGTATTTATATTAATTTATAATGTTTGGGAAAACTTTTTTCTAAAAAAATAGTTTATATATTATTCTGGGATATATTATGCCGGGAGCGGGATTCGAACCCGCGGCCTCACGGTATCCCAGAAATAAGCTAGAGCACTGCTTTATTACCCTATGAGCCGTGCGCTCTAACCAGCTGAGCCACCCCGGCATCAGACAACTATTATATTAATTCTTTATTACATTTATATTTTTTGCTTTTAGGCGTTTTTTACTGATTTTAATCATAAATATTTTTTTTCAAACTAAAACATTATATTTAAAAATGTTTAATAAGATATAATATTTTACTAAATTTAATAGGAGATATTATGAGCAAAGTTAAAGATATGTCTCTTGCAGGTGAAGGAGTAAGAAAAATTGAATGGGTTCAAAAACACATGCCTGTTTTAGAACACATCAAAAAAGAATATGAAGAAACTCAACCATTTAAAGGTCTTACTATTGGGTCTTGTTTACACTTAGAACCTAAAACTATTAATTTAGGTTTAACATTACAAGCAGGGGGTGCTGAAGTAGCTATGACTGGTTGTAATCCGTTATCTACTCATGATGATGCAGTAGCTGGAGGAGTTGATTTAGGTTTGAACATTTATGGTTGGAGGGAGCAAGATGATGAAGAATATTATCAAACCATTAATATGGTGCTTGATCATAAGCCAGATATAATTATTGATGACGGAGCTGACATGATTATGGTTCTTCACAATGAACGAACCGATGTTTTAAAACACATAATGGGGGCTTGTGAAGAAACAACCACTGGAGTTCATAGATTAGAATCAATGCACAAGGATGGAGCTTTAAAATTCCCAGTTGTAGCGGTTAATGATGCATATACTAAATATTTATTTGATAATAGATATGGAACTGGTCAATCTAGTTTTGATGCAATTATGGGAACTACAAATATGATAATTGCAGGCAAAAGTGTTGTAATCTGTGGTTATGGTTGGTGTGGAAGAGGATTAGCACTTCGAGCTGCTGGATTGGGGGCAAATGTTATTGTAACTGAAGTTGATCCAATAAGGGCTCTTGAAGCAAGAATGGATGGTTACAGAGTAATGACTATAAGACAAGCTGTAAAAGAAGCTGATTTAATAATTACTGTTACTGGAAATGCTGATATTATCAATGGTGATGACTTTAAATATATGAAAGATGGTTGTATGCTAGCTAATGCAGGCCATTTTAATGTGGAAATTAATAGGCCAGATTTAGAAGCACAATCAACTTCTGTAAAAGAAGTTAGAGAAAGTATTGAAGAATTTACATTAAAAGATGGTAAAAAAATCTATTTACTTGCTGATGGTAGATTAGTTAATTTATCAGCAGCTAGAGGCCAAGGTCATCCTGCTGAAATTATGGATATGAGTTTTGCTGTTCAAGCATTATCTGCAAAGTTTATTCTTAATAATGATTTGCCTGTTGGAGTTATAAAAGCTCCTGATGAAATTGATTATAATGTAGCTAGTTTAAAACTTAAGGCTATGGGTATTGAAATTGATACATTGACTGATAGGCAAAAAGAATACATGTCAAATTGGCAAGAAGGAACATGAATTCCCTCTTTTTTAGATTTTAATGTCTTATTTTAGATACATTGATAATGGTGAAGGCCCAATTAAGTTATTTATTGGGGGGCTTCATGGAAATGAAGGTAAAACTTCAATAAAATTTTTAAAAAGAATTAAAACCAAAGATTTGTCTAATGGTCAATTTTATTTTTATAATTTTGATAAATCAAAGTATGTTTCAACAATTAAACAGGAATATTATGAATCTGAAATAGGTTCAAAGATTTTAGAGTTAATTAATTATTTTGATCCTGATTTTTACACAGAACTTCATTGTTATAACTTAAAAAATTATGATAATTTAATTTCAATGGAAAGATATAGGAAATTTGGAGTTCCACCTTTGATTAAATTGGAAAATCATGTTTTAATTTCATCTGTTTCACCATTAATTAGATTAACATATTTTTCAACCGATACAGTTTGTAAAACTTTGGAATTTCCATGCATTGAAAAATTAGACAACGATGTGATTAAAGAATTTGGATTTAATAAGAAATTATCTATTGAATCTTATGAGAATTTATTAAAATTAATCTTAAAATCTCCTTCAAGAGAGTATTTTGAAAAAGAAATGATGAAAAGATATGCTCTTCAAGCTAATTTAGCTATTGAATATGCAAAAAAAGTCTTTGGTGAGGATTTTCCTCCTTATTAAAACCAAGCATCTAAACTCCCTTGATTTGAACTTAAATTTTTAAGTTTATCTGATGCTTTAATTACTCGATCTTGTGAAAATCCATGTTCATAACATAAAAATTCAATAAGTTTGTCTTGTTTTACTTTTTCGAATTTTATTTTATAATCTGTATTAACTTCATGGTTTAAGAAGATGTCATGAACTTCTTTTAAATCATGTGTTGTTTCTTTTTGAAGTTCGGCTATTTTTTCTTTTAATTGATTATTTTTAGCTAATTTTAGTGCAGTTTTAGCACCAACACCTTTTAGACCTTCACAAAAATCTGTTCCAATTAAAATTCCCATATCAATAAGCTCTTCTTGAGTAATGTTTAGTGAGGATAGTACTTTTTTCAATTCATAATATTCTAAATTTCCTAAATTAGAATTAACGGCTAAATTTCTAATTACTCTTTTAGCTCCAAATAAAAGACAATCATAGTCTTGCGATGCCACAGCCCATGCATCTCCTTTTGAAACCAAATAAGCTGCTTGAGCTTCTCCTTCCCCTTTAGCTTCAATATATGGTATTCCCATGAGAGTTAATAATTTTTTAGATGATTCAATAATATCGGGAGACAATTTTGATGATCTTTTTGCATATTTACTGGCAGTTTTAGTGTCATTTCTAGCTAATGCTTCTTTATAAATCTTCTCAGATTCATCTCTAATTTCTCTTCTTTTAGCTATTGTTTCACGTTTTAAATCAGTTGGTGTTCCATCAAAGACATAAATGGGTTTAATGCCTTTTTCAATCATTGAAGAATTTCTATATAATATTCCACTTAAATGGGAGGTAATATTTCCATTTTCATCAGTTAATGGTCGCCCATCTTGTTGCCTAATTGTTGATAAAAATTGATAAAGAGTATTGAATGCATCAATAGAAACTGTTCTTCCTTCTAAATCTTTAAAATTAATTGATTCTGCTTTAATTATGTCTTTTAGTTTAACACCCATTTTATCACATTTTAAATATTTGTAAAGTGGCTAACTGGAAATATTTCTTTAATCCACATTAAAATTTCCCCATTGTGAATAATAACATAGTCTCGAGTTAACATATCTTCATCTGTGTTGAATAATTTTTTTAATTTTTCATTAGGCTTTTCAATGTATATGTTATTAATCTCACGTCTAGATTCATAATTATAATTTTTTAAAATTCTTCCAATAGGTATATCTGCTCTTACTAAATCAGCACAGACTTCATCACTTAATCTAGATAATGGAATATGAGATATAGCATATATTAAAGGCATATCACCTTTATGCATTATAACTTCCCTATAATTGATTTTATCTCCAATGTTACAATTTAATAAATTTGCATGATATTCATCTGCATCCTCAAAATGTTGCTCTAAGGTAGATAACGTAATTTTACCGTATAATACATCTAAAATAGCAGTAATAGATCCATCTGTTGTTAAAAGAATTTTTTGAGTATTTGAAAAGTTTTTAGTATAGCTATTTTCAAGTTCATCTATTTTTTCAATGAGTCTTTTGTTGGCATCGTTTTTTCTAAATGTCATATTATATCACTTATAAATCCTTTGGATTTGTAATAACACCTTCAATTGCTGATGCAGCTACAACCTTTGAATTAGCAAGGTATACTGAAGATTTTGGATCACCCATTCTACCCTTAAAGTTTCTATTAGTTGTAGATATACAAACTTCTTCTTCTGATAAAACACCCATGTGTCCTCCAAGACAAGGACCACATCCTGGATTACAAATAATGGCTCCAGAATCAATGAATGTTTCAATATAACCAGCATTTAAGGCTTCTTTATAAATTTCAACAGATGCTGGGAGTATTAATAATCTAACATCATTGTTTATTTTATTTCCTTCTAATATTTCAGCTGCATCAGCTAAATCAGATAATCTCCCATTTGTACAAGAACCAACTAAACATTGATCAATACTAATGCCTTCAACCTTAGAAATGTTTTTTACATTATCAACATCATTAGGACAAGCTATTTGAGGTTCTATATCTCCTATTTCAAAATGCATTTCTTTTAAGTATTCGGCATCTTTATCAGATTTTAAAATATTTAGTTCACTTTCTTTTTTACCAGTATTTTTAATAATGTAATCAATGACTTCACGATTAGGTTCCATTATTCCATTTTTAGCTCCCATTTCGATAGCCATATTACACATTGTGGCTCTTCCTTCTACACCCATTTTATCGATTGTTTCACCACAAAATTCTGCAGTTTTATAAGTTGCTCCAGCTATTCCCACTTTTCCTATTATATTTAAAATAATATCTTTTGGAGCAATGTAAGGGTTCAATTCTCCACTTATTTCCATTTTGATTGATTCAGGAACCATAAACCATGTTTTTCCAGTAGCCCATACCATAGCTAAGTCAGTTGCTCCCATTCCAGTTGAAAATGCACCAAATGCACCATATGTACAAGTATGTGAGTCT
It encodes:
- a CDS encoding DUF2119 domain-containing protein, whose translation is MSYFRYIDNGEGPIKLFIGGLHGNEGKTSIKFLKRIKTKDLSNGQFYFYNFDKSKYVSTIKQEYYESEIGSKILELINYFDPDFYTELHCYNLKNYDNLISMERYRKFGVPPLIKLENHVLISSVSPLIRLTYFSTDTVCKTLEFPCIEKLDNDVIKEFGFNKKLSIESYENLLKLILKSPSREYFEKEMMKRYALQANLAIEYAKKVFGEDFPPY
- a CDS encoding chorismate--pyruvate lyase family protein, yielding MTFRKNDANKRLIEKIDELENSYTKNFSNTQKILLTTDGSITAILDVLYGKITLSTLEQHFEDADEYHANLLNCNIGDKINYREVIMHKGDMPLIYAISHIPLSRLSDEVCADLVRADIPIGRILKNYNYESRREINNIYIEKPNEKLKKLFNTDEDMLTRDYVIIHNGEILMWIKEIFPVSHFTNI
- the fen gene encoding flap endonuclease-1, giving the protein MGVKLKDIIKAESINFKDLEGRTVSIDAFNTLYQFLSTIRQQDGRPLTDENGNITSHLSGILYRNSSMIEKGIKPIYVFDGTPTDLKRETIAKRREIRDESEKIYKEALARNDTKTASKYAKRSSKLSPDIIESSKKLLTLMGIPYIEAKGEGEAQAAYLVSKGDAWAVASQDYDCLLFGAKRVIRNLAVNSNLGNLEYYELKKVLSSLNITQEELIDMGILIGTDFCEGLKGVGAKTALKLAKNNQLKEKIAELQKETTHDLKEVHDIFLNHEVNTDYKIKFEKVKQDKLIEFLCYEHGFSQDRVIKASDKLKNLSSNQGSLDAWF
- a CDS encoding aldo/keto reductase — its product is MLYRKLGKTNENISILGLGNEIPINESENIFKYAIDNGVNFIETSNNSQIGEFLKENDYRDEILIQAKLDSKNFKNDLNEKLRKLNTDYIDIYQIRLTGPDFNELKELNLLDFLDNILSNGTVKHLGFEAYMEMDYLVEILDDYPKFEIVTSQMSYIDEHYRAGTQGLEHLKNLNLGSIVKNPLRNNCLIENIPIEIKELFDYSDIKRTPLEWALQYIWNRDDVHCLINNIKSLENLKEHIEVASRSYVNSFSENDCEIIRAVAIEYWQHKGNMCDICNHCLPCPQGVNIPYCFREYNVAKMLNNPQASAKYYFELLEDGTRADSCTMCEECEHLCPQMINIAEELQKVNECFEGD
- a CDS encoding adenosylhomocysteinase, producing the protein MSKVKDMSLAGEGVRKIEWVQKHMPVLEHIKKEYEETQPFKGLTIGSCLHLEPKTINLGLTLQAGGAEVAMTGCNPLSTHDDAVAGGVDLGLNIYGWREQDDEEYYQTINMVLDHKPDIIIDDGADMIMVLHNERTDVLKHIMGACEETTTGVHRLESMHKDGALKFPVVAVNDAYTKYLFDNRYGTGQSSFDAIMGTTNMIIAGKSVVICGYGWCGRGLALRAAGLGANVIVTEVDPIRALEARMDGYRVMTIRQAVKEADLIITVTGNADIINGDDFKYMKDGCMLANAGHFNVEINRPDLEAQSTSVKEVRESIEEFTLKDGKKIYLLADGRLVNLSAARGQGHPAEIMDMSFAVQALSAKFILNNDLPVGVIKAPDEIDYNVASLKLKAMGIEIDTLTDRQKEYMSNWQEGT
- a CDS encoding HesA/MoeB/ThiF family protein, coding for MPTRYIGDGYWEIASRQMSIVSRSEQERFKNGKITVIGCGGIGGQTIEMLARMGIGELVLIDEDIFDISNLNRQSLSSLNNIGLEKSVVAKEKVRLINPYVKVTNYTEHISDENINEIINDSDIVIDALDNVLTRVIASRTAKEKEIPYIHGALHGTLGQVTVFMPENKITYEKMFNLASDGKQLTDDILKSLNELTSKVPPVIGPTANILGCLEAFEAFKFLTGIGKLTIAPKMLSFDLLDLSSFKLQEI
- the hacA gene encoding homoaconitase large subunit, whose product is MNITEKILSSKTNHEVSPGEIIEIPVDLAMSHDGTSPPTIKTFEKIATKVWNPNKIVLVFDHNIPANTIGSAEFQKVCRNFIKQQNITHNYIHGEGICHQVLPEKGLVEPGKVIVGADSHTCTYGAFGAFSTGMGATDLAMVWATGKTWFMVPESIKMEISGELNPYIAPKDIILNIIGKVGIAGATYKTAEFCGETIDKMGVEGRATMCNMAIEMGAKNGIMEPNREVIDYIIKNTGKKESELNILKSDKDAEYLKEMHFEIGDIEPQIACPNDVDNVKNISKVEGISIDQCLVGSCTNGRLSDLADAAEILEGNKINNDVRLLILPASVEIYKEALNAGYIETFIDSGAIICNPGCGPCLGGHMGVLSEEEVCISTTNRNFKGRMGDPKSSVYLANSKVVAASAIEGVITNPKDL
- the glnA gene encoding type I glutamate--ammonia ligase, with the protein product MNKIEKEKMQRVIEQMKEDNIKFIRLQFVDINGSVKNIVIPFKESDMEDLFVEGMLFDGSSIEGFVGINESDLVLKPDINTYSRLSWRPEESAVCRFICDVWTPEHEPFVGDPRSVLKKSLAKLAKKGLQYNIGPEPEFFIVDIDEEGYPLPYDEAGYFDVEPLDKGPDFRRELTLNLEELDFEVEASHHEVAPGQNEIAFKFKEALKTADAVITFKQAIKAIVDNMATFDQMDYRVTFMPKPFFGVNGSGMHCHQSVFKGDKNLFSDPNSENGLSKDAIYFMGGLLAHAPAITAITNPIVNSYKRLVPGYEAPVYRAYGLKNRSALIRVPAARGKATRIEYRAPDPACNPYLAFAVMLEAGVDGIVNKIDPGDPTEINIYQLSEEEREAMGIKVLPSSLWEAYHALEEDPLILNALGSHVSEKFLELKYKEWDEYRVQVFGYEQKKYLDI